The DNA sequence ATGATTGGCAGCTTTGGACCCAGGCAATAATAAACCTTGGAAACAGTTACCAACAGGAAGGAAGATTTATAGAGGCAATTGAAAACTATCTAACAGCGATCAATCGGATGCCTGCGTTTTCCATGGGCTGGAGCGGGCTTGGTAGCGGCTTATCTCACGCATTTTATCATATGGGAGGGGAAGATAAATGCCCGATCTATGCGGCGCTATATTGTTTCTATAAAGCAAATCAGGTTGTTGATTTACAGGATGTCAGATACGTGAACGCTATAAAGACAGGGCTCGATTATGTCCTTTCTCTCTTCAAGGTCAAGCCTGACATGGAGACCGTCAGATTATTCGACCCTTTGAAGCAGCCCGACGGACCTTCTTATGATGGCCACCCTTTCATAGATTTCTTCTATAACTGGGCTACAAACAATCACATGTTTCTGAACTTTTGTTTAGGTTGCAAGCAATGCGAAAATCGGTTTCGTGACAAATTGCTGATCGGTAGCCTGATAAGTCAAATTGAAGATTGCAAAACCCCGTATAATTTATTTTCCTATTTCGCGGAAATAAGGAGAGAATACTTTGTCGCCAGATGGCTTTTTGTTAAGACACAATACCCTGACGATTATGATTTGGGATTCCTCAACTCCATTTACGAGGAGATCGATCTGCTTGATTATGCCTCTGACGACCTAAGGAACGATCTTGTCAAAATGTGTCTACAGAAATGTGTTGGAGTTTTAGACAAAATTGCCTTCTTCTTAAACGAATACGAGCAACTCAACATCCCTCATCATCGAGTATGGTTTTCAGGCAAAGGGTCTAAACCCGACATTTTTAGTCGGATCGAGACGAAATATGGCACCCTCAAAGTGCCCGATTTCAGCAACTTAAATGCACTCAAGAGTATCTCTACGGATTTGAAACATCCTTATTTTGAAGTTTGTAGAAATCTTAGAGATTCAATAACGCATAAGTATTTGAGGGTGCACTTGGATTTTGCGTCAGTGGATTCGCTCCGCTATCCGGGAAACGGAGAGTCTATCGTCAAGTCGCTTCACGAAGCACATCACGATCGTGAAAACCCGAGGAATTACCATGTCAGTGAGTCACACTTGAAGGGTGTGTCTTTAAGAACCCTCAAGATGACACGAGCTGCTATTTTTTATTTGGCGGGTCACATACGCCTTACTGAATTGAAGAAGCACAGTGAAACGCCCGGCAAGATAATACCGTCCCTTTATTTTGAAAATATTCGCAAAAGGTAAAGTGGTATACGGGACACCCTTTAGCTATTTAGTTTTATCGCCTTCATAGAAGCGAATAACCCCTCTTCCATTACCATCTTATTATAGAAACACCGGAAGGAAATCTCTCTAAAGGCATGAGACAGCTCAACGGTATCTACACCCAGAAGTATAACTGGAAATATAAAAAGACAACGTACCTCCCCCATTAAAGTAGACACTCGCAGCCGATCCCGTTGTTATGCCTTAAAATGATATTGATTGTCACATATATAGTACGCTATAATGTACATTATTTATGGGGGGGCGACGGGGACGTTGGTGAAATATTGACATTTACTGAGGATAACAAATTGATTTACAAGAACAATTGCCCAACTATTACGTGCAGCGAATCCACACTATGTGCATCTCGCTGACCTCTATGTTGGAACAAAATGATCGAAAATATCGATTTCAAATCATGTCGAGGAATTTTAGACAATGAATCTGTAGTGTTAACGCCAACAGTTGGCGTTAAACAGGAAATCTCCGTAAAGCCAATACAGGCTTTGGCTTAGACAATTAGGTATATTTTTCTTGCACTGTGCATGAAAGCATGAAAACCTTTTGAAAAATGTCTTTATTTTAGCACAAGATGGCAAAGAAAGAAGGTTCCTGAAAATAGTGGGTTTTCATCTTATTGAAAGTTGAGAAGAATAAAGACAAAAAACGTAATAGAAGATATAATAAAACAAAAACATGGAGAAGCAGATAGAGACAAAAAAGTTCCAACGAATCGTTGGAGCCAATCGGCAACAAAGAGCGTTGCCTCTGGCTCAGCTTTTCGTTCTCCCGGCGCTTCGCGCCGCGAGAATCGGGGCAGTTAAGCCGTCAACTCCTTCCCGTCGCTCCGCTTCGGGAGAACAAGGAGTTGAAGACCGATGCCCCTTCGGGGCACGGCTTAACTGCCCCGATTGGGTCTCCTATTGACAACGCTACCAAATATTAACAGCTTCACAAGACGAAAAGGCAGAGGGTTATATCACAGGGAGATTTGATTAATGAAGATACTTTTAGTTTACCCGAAATACCCTGATACATTCTGGAGTTACAAGTATGCCCTTAAATTTATCTCTAAAAAGGCGTGTTCTCCCCCTTTAGGGCTGCTGACCCTGGCTGCCATGCTGCCTCATCAATGGGAAAAAAAAATTGTTGATCTGAATGTAAAAAAACTTACAGATAGAAGCCTTAAATGGGCGGATTATGTATTTATCAGCGCCATGTCCTCTCAGACAGCGTCAGTGCAGGAGATAATCAGCAGATGCAATTCCATAGGGGTCAAGGTTGTAGCTGGAGGCCCCCTTTTTAGTACTGCCTATGAAAGTTTTCAGGGTATTGACCATTTTGTCCTTGACGAGGCAGAACTTACCCTACCCTTGTTTTTGGAAGACCTTAAAAATGGACAGCCTGAATATTTATACAGAACAGATCAATGGGCAGATATAAGCAAAACCCCTGTTCCATTGTGGCATCTTATTGATATTAATAAATATGCGTCAATGAATATCCAGTACTCCCGAGGTTGTCCCTTCCACTGTGATTTTTGCAGTGTCGCCAACCTTTTCGGAAATTTGCCGAGGACAAAGGATAAAGACCAGGTCATTGCTGAACTGGAGAGCCTTTATGCCGTTGGCTGGCGAGAGGGAGTGCTTTTTGTCGATGATAACTTCATAGGCAACAAGGTAAAATTAAAAAAAGATGTTTTGCCGGCATTAATAGCATGGATGGAGCAGCATAAATATCCATTTTCCTTTCATACAGAATCATCGATAAATCTTGCCGATGATCCTGAACTTATGCAAATGATGGTTATGGCCGGGTTTGACACAGTGTTTGTAGGCTTGGAGACCCCTAATGAGCAAAGCTCCCTTGAGTGTAATAAATTCCAGAACAAAGGACGGGATCTCATAAAATGCGTAAAAATCATTCAGCATTCAGGCCTGCAGGTACAGGGAGGATTTATCATTGGTTTTGACAATGATCCGGCTTCAATTTTCGAGATGCTTATCAGATTTATCCAGGAAAGCGCAGTGGTCACCGCCATGGTAGGTTTACTGAATGCGCCGCAGGGAACCAGACTTTACCAGCGCTTAAAGAAAGAAGGTAGATTGCTGAAGGATAGCTCCGGCGATAGCATGGACCTGTCCATTAACTTTATTCCCAGGATGAACTACGAGGTGCTTATAAACGGCTACAGAAAGGTCCTCAGTACGATCTATTCTCCCCGCCATTATTATGAAAGACTGAGACTGTTTTTAAAAGAATACAACCCCCCTCAACAAACAGTGTCCCGCATCCGATTAAAACATATCGAGGCCCTCCTGAAATCTATCCTGTATATCGGTATAATAGGCAAAGAAAGGTTCCACTTCTGGGAACTTATTTTCTGGTCTCTCTTGAATCGTCCCCGGCTATTCGTGCTGGCGATCACCCTTGCAATCTGTGGTTTCCACTTCAGACGGGCGGCAAACAGAATCATTAAAAGCCGTATTGCTAAGTAGCGATGAAGAAAATTGTTTCAGAGTTTGATGTAGTCATAAAGGTGAAGCCGGAACTGCCGTTGATCCGGACGGTCGAAGCTGCGGCTCGCTCGTATCTTAAGGTGCAGGCCTTTCCGCCTAGGCTGGTGGACCATACGATTGCGGCCATCGGCGAGGCGATGGAACGGCTCATCGCCTTGTGCATCGAGCGGGATGTGGCAGCAACCTTCGATGTAGGCTTCTTGTCGCAGGACGAAGCAGTGCAGGTTCACCTGGTTTATGGTGCCTCCATCCCTCTCAATCCCCATGAGGAGGCGGATTACGAGGTACCCTCGTCCACCGGAGAAGAGACCGGCAGCGAGCTTGAGGGGCTGTGGCTGCATATAATCAAACGCACGATGGACCGGGTGTTTTTTCGCGTTGATGGCAAAAGGGCATCCCTGGTGATGATGAAATACATCCGGGCGGAACAGAAAGCGCGGCAGTTGTGGGTAATGGGACTCAGGCCGAAATTGCGGGTGGATCTGGTGATTGAGCATCCCACCGGTGAAATGGGTCAGACGCAATCGGGTAGCGCAATCCTCCATGGCACACGCGGGCAGCTCGTACTCAAACTCTCACC is a window from the Pseudomonadota bacterium genome containing:
- a CDS encoding B12-binding domain-containing radical SAM protein produces the protein MKILLVYPKYPDTFWSYKYALKFISKKACSPPLGLLTLAAMLPHQWEKKIVDLNVKKLTDRSLKWADYVFISAMSSQTASVQEIISRCNSIGVKVVAGGPLFSTAYESFQGIDHFVLDEAELTLPLFLEDLKNGQPEYLYRTDQWADISKTPVPLWHLIDINKYASMNIQYSRGCPFHCDFCSVANLFGNLPRTKDKDQVIAELESLYAVGWREGVLFVDDNFIGNKVKLKKDVLPALIAWMEQHKYPFSFHTESSINLADDPELMQMMVMAGFDTVFVGLETPNEQSSLECNKFQNKGRDLIKCVKIIQHSGLQVQGGFIIGFDNDPASIFEMLIRFIQESAVVTAMVGLLNAPQGTRLYQRLKKEGRLLKDSSGDSMDLSINFIPRMNYEVLINGYRKVLSTIYSPRHYYERLRLFLKEYNPPQQTVSRIRLKHIEALLKSILYIGIIGKERFHFWELIFWSLLNRPRLFVLAITLAICGFHFRRAANRIIKSRIAK
- a CDS encoding LA2681 family HEPN domain-containing protein, whose product is MQKTPRIRLLRVNALRSMYRYKEAFGEIELLEMTPDVLIERAAVMIDWCSDHLYGNCQAPPYDIGKFLREAVKICDELICVNKFKLDAIYFKANALSALENITESRLLLHQATDESPHDWQLWTQAIINLGNSYQQEGRFIEAIENYLTAINRMPAFSMGWSGLGSGLSHAFYHMGGEDKCPIYAALYCFYKANQVVDLQDVRYVNAIKTGLDYVLSLFKVKPDMETVRLFDPLKQPDGPSYDGHPFIDFFYNWATNNHMFLNFCLGCKQCENRFRDKLLIGSLISQIEDCKTPYNLFSYFAEIRREYFVARWLFVKTQYPDDYDLGFLNSIYEEIDLLDYASDDLRNDLVKMCLQKCVGVLDKIAFFLNEYEQLNIPHHRVWFSGKGSKPDIFSRIETKYGTLKVPDFSNLNALKSISTDLKHPYFEVCRNLRDSITHKYLRVHLDFASVDSLRYPGNGESIVKSLHEAHHDRENPRNYHVSESHLKGVSLRTLKMTRAAIFYLAGHIRLTELKKHSETPGKIIPSLYFENIRKR